Genomic window (Streptomyces sp. NBC_00078):
TCCAGTACAGCCGCGCGCCCCTTTGGGGCGCACATCATGCCCAGAGCTGCCCGTGCAGCGTCTCGATCGCTTCCTCCGTCGTGGCCGCCGTGTAGACGCCCGTCGACAGGTACTTCCAGCCGCCGTCGGCCACGACGAACACGATGTCCGCGCTCTCGCCGGCCTTGAGGGCCTTGTTGCCGACGCCGATCGCCGCGTGCAGGGCCGCGCCGGTGGAGACACCCGCGAAGATGCCCTCCTGCTGGAGCAGTTCGCGGGTGCGGGTGACCGCGTCCGCCGAGCCGACGGAGAAGCGGGTCGTGAGGACGGAGGCGTCGTACAGCTCGGGTACGAAGCCCTCGTCGAGGTTCCTGAGTCCGTACACCAGGTCGTCGTAGCGCGGTTCCGCGGCGACGATCCGGACGTCCGGCTTGTTCTCGCGCAGGTAGCGGCCGACGCCCATCAGCGTGCCCGTCGTCCCCAGGCCTGCGACGAAGTGGGTGACCGAGGGGAGGTCGGCGAGGATCTCCGGGCCCGTCGTCGCGTAGTGGGCGCCCGCGTTGTCCGGGTTGCCGTACTGGTAGAGCATCACCCAGTCCGGGTGCTCGGCCGAGAGCTCCTTGGCCACCCGGACCGCCGTGTTGGAGCCGCCCGCGGCCGGGGACGGGATGATCTGCGCGCCCCACATGCCCAGCAGGTCACGGCGTTCCTGCGAGGTGTTCTCGGGCATCACGCACACCATCCGGTAGCCCTTGAGCTTCGCCGCCATGGCCAGGGAGATGCCGG
Coding sequences:
- a CDS encoding PLP-dependent cysteine synthase family protein, yielding MRYDSPLAAVGNTPLVRLPRLSPSADVRIWAKLEDRNPTGSVKDRPALHMIEQAEKDGRLTPGCTILEPTSGNTGISLAMAAKLKGYRMVCVMPENTSQERRDLLGMWGAQIIPSPAAGGSNTAVRVAKELSAEHPDWVMLYQYGNPDNAGAHYATTGPEILADLPSVTHFVAGLGTTGTLMGVGRYLRENKPDVRIVAAEPRYDDLVYGLRNLDEGFVPELYDASVLTTRFSVGSADAVTRTRELLQQEGIFAGVSTGAALHAAIGVGNKALKAGESADIVFVVADGGWKYLSTGVYTAATTEEAIETLHGQLWA